A genomic window from Vitis riparia cultivar Riparia Gloire de Montpellier isolate 1030 chromosome 16, EGFV_Vit.rip_1.0, whole genome shotgun sequence includes:
- the LOC117933925 gene encoding uncharacterized protein LOC117933925, whose protein sequence is MYQILIEVSRVKINAVTSSSIIPWVCPQPGKEVDQEVGKKSPFALPKRKRKAAKLPVTTIYRPRTRQSTKWFTRFNADDTSIIDLCSLSKESETSDPTNQDFGSTNDFKCDKVSSHQVPISPGGILLAYCNSPVSCGARCTELTQGSEDNMIPEDFDNFVDSLDDMLAEPLPEALLSPSATDNYQASEDEIAKARIKLSSLLAMDFHLLVSSKDLKELALLSSKLQKDPSLDADQLSKLKLIEEIPVTGKVFLEAMQIKEEVNKFFADLTSSMDKATSLRNEYNASKEDIAMLQVDINSSLSTLEEIDDQIAKLQSRRAELSTALKIKNKEVAKLISTQRMVADSLPKVVHEVQLANSKKLEWEQKKKNALKREAEILAKFAPLRGLSLKNVGMKENSGEEIDPYLDQFVL, encoded by the exons ATGTATCAAATATTGATTGAAGTATCCAGGGTCAAG ATAAATGCTG TGACATCTAGTTCTATCATTCCATGGGTTTGTCCTCAGCCAGGAAAGGAAGTTGACCAAGAAGTGGGAAAAAAATCCCCTTTCGCCTtacccaaaagaaaaaggaaagcagCTAAATTGCCTGTAACAACCATATATAGGCCACGCACTCGACAGTCTACGAAATGGTTTACCCGATTCAATGCTGATGATACAAGCATCATTGACTTGTGTTCCCTGAGCAAAGAATCAGAAACAAGTGATCCAACAAACCAGGATTTTGGAAGTACCAATGATTTTAAGTGTGATAAAGTTTCTAGCCACCAAGTTCCCATTTCTCCTGGAGGTATTCTTCTTGCTTACTGCAACTCCCCTGTTTCCTGTGGTGCACGCTGTACAGAACTCACTCAAGGATCAGAAGACAATATGATTCCTGAAGATTTTGATAACTTTGTCGATTCTCTGGATGATATGCTGGCTGAGCCTCTACCTGAAGCACTATTATCCCCATCTGCAACTGATAATTATCAAGCTTCTGAAGATGAAATTGCTAAGGCTCGAATAAAACTTTCTTCCTTGCTTGCTATGGATTTCCATCTTTTGGTTTCCTCCAAAGACCTTAAAGAACTTGCATTGCTGTCATCCAAGCTTCAAAAGGATCCTAGCCTTGATGCTGATCAACTTTCTAAACTAAAGCTCATTGAAGAAATTCCAGTTACTGGTAAGGTTTTTTTGGAGGCCATGCAAATCAAAGAGGAAGTTAACAAATTCTTTGCAGACCTGACTTCCAGCATGGACAAGGCTACTTCACTAAGGAATGAATACAATGCATCAAAGGAGGATATTGCCATGCTACAGGTTGATATAAATTCCAGCTTATCAACCTTAGAAGAAATTGATGATCAAATTGCTAAACTTCAATCCAGACGAGCTGAGCTGAGTACTGCCCTCaagattaaaaataaggaaGTAGCTAAGTTGATCTCTACTCAGAGAATGGTAGCTGATTCTCTTCCCAAAGTTGTGCATGAGGTTCAGCTTGCAAACTCTAAAAAGCTAGAATGGgagcagaagaagaaaaatgctTTGAAGCGAGAGGCCGAAATCCTTGCGAAATTTGCTCCTCTAAGAGGGTTATCTTTGAAGAATGTTGGAATGAAGGAAAATTCTGGGGAAGAAATAGATCCATACTTGGACCAATTTGTTTTATGA
- the LOC117933926 gene encoding uncharacterized protein LOC117933926: MYQILIEVSRVKINAVTPSSIIPWVCPQPGKEVDQEVGKKSPFALPRRKRKAAKLPITTIYRPHTQQSTKWFTRFNADDIGIIDLCSLSKESETSDPTNQDFGSTNDFKCDQVSSHQVPISPGGILLAYCNSPVSCGAPCTELTQGSEDNMIPEDFDNFVDSLDDMLAQPLPEALLSPSATDNYQASEDEIAEARIKLSSLLAMDFHLLVSSKDLKELALLSSKLQKDPSLDADQLSKLKLIEEIPVTGKVFLEAMQIKEEVNKFFADLTSSMDKATSLRNEYNASKEDIAMLQVDINSSLSTLEEIDDQIAKLQSRRAELSTALKIKNKEVAKLISTQRMVADSLPKVVHEVQLANSKKLEWEQKKKNALKREAEILAKFAPLRGLSLKNVGMKENSGEEIDPYLDQFVL; this comes from the exons ATGTATCAAATATTGATTGAAGTATCCAGGGTCAAG ATAAATGCTG TGACACCTAGTTCTATCATTCCATGGGTTTGTCCTCAGCCAGGAAAGGAAGTTGACCAAGAAGTGGGAAAAAAATCCCCTTTCGCCTTACccagaagaaaaaggaaagcagCTAAATTGCCTATAACAACCATATATAGGCCACACACTCAACAGTCTACGAAATGGTTTACCCGATTCAATGCTGATGATATAGGCATCATTGACTTGTGTTCCCTGAGCAAAGAATCAGAAACAAGTGATCCAACAAACCAGGATTTTGGAAGTACCAATGATTTTAAGTGTGATCAAGTTTCTAGCCACCAAGTTCCCATTTCTCCTGGAGGTATTCTTCTTGCTTACTGCAACTCCCCTGTTTCCTGTGGTGCACCCTGTACAGAACTCACTCAAGGATCAGAAGACAATATGATTCCTGAAGATTTTGATAACTTTGTCGATTCTCTGGATGATATGCTGGCTCAGCCTCTACCTGAAGCACTATTATCCCCATCTGCAACTGATAATTATCAAGCTTCTGAAGATGAAATTGCTGAGGCTCGAATAAAACTTTCTTCCTTGCTTGCTATGGATTTCCATCTTTTGGTTTCCTCCAAAGACCTTAAAGAACTTGCATTGCTGTCATCCAAGCTTCAAAAGGATCCTAGCCTTGATGCTGATCAACTTTCTAAACTAAAGCTCATTGAAGAAATTCCAGTTACTGGTAAGGTTTTTTTGGAGGCCATGCAAATCAAAGAGGAAGTTAACAAATTCTTTGCAGACCTGACTTCCAGCATGGACAAGGCTACTTCACTAAGGAATGAATACAATGCATCAAAGGAGGATATTGCCATGCTACAGGTTGATATAAATTCCAGCTTATCAACCTTAGAAGAAATTGATGATCAAATTGCTAAACTTCAATCCAGACGAGCTGAGCTGAGTACTGCCCTCaagattaaaaataaggaaGTAGCTAAGTTGATCTCTACTCAGAGAATGGTAGCTGATTCTCTTCCCAAAGTTGTGCATGAGGTTCAGCTTGCAAACTCTAAAAAGCTAGAATGGgagcagaagaagaaaaatgctTTGAAGCGAGAGGCCGAAATCCTTGCGAAATTTGCTCCTCTAAGAGGGTTATCTTTGAAGAATGTTGGAATGAAGGAAAATTCTGGGGAAGAAATAGATCCATACTTGGACCAATTTGTTTTATGA